The sequence AAATAGGACTTGTAATTTCTTCAAATGATCCTGAAACAGTATGGAATGCATTACGTCTGGCTAATTACTCTTTAGGAGAAAAGGATACTGTTTCAATTTTTCTTTTGGGTAAAGGTGTTGAAATTACTACGATGGCAAGTAAAGAATTTGATGTTTTAATTCAGTTAAATGATTTTATCAATAATGGAGGAAAAATATTGGCTTGTGGAACTTGCATGAGAAGTCGAAATCTAGAGGGAAGTAAAACCTGCCCGATTTCATCGTTAAGTGATTTGTACGACATGGTTAAAAAATGTGATAAAACGTTAACATTCTAAACATTATTATGATTCAAGAAAATGTTTTTGACCTTTTTTCTAAGGAATATGATAATTGGTTTGATACCAACCATGTGATATTTGAAACAGAATTTAATGTTTTAAAGGCTTCTATTGGAACCTTCAGCAATGCTTGTGAAGTAGGAGTTGGTTCAGGTCGTTTTGCACAGAAATTGGGAATAGAGACAGGGATTGAGCCATCAAAAAAAATGTCCAAAATAGCCGAATCTAGAGGGATAACTGTTTATAATGGTTATGGTGAATCAATTCCTTTGCTGGATAGTAGTTTTGATCTAGTATTGATGAATACAGTTATTTGTTTTCTATCTGATATTCCAAAAACTTTAAAAGAAGTTTGGAGAATTCTTAGTCCAAAAGGAAGAATTGTTGTAGGAATGATAGTCAAGAATTCACCATTAGGAGTAGAAATTGAAAAGAACAAAGCCAACGATAAGTTTTTTAAAAATGCAAACCTTAGAACTGTTGAAGAAATTATTATTTTGATAAAGGAGAATGGATTCGATCATCTTTCAATCAAACAAACCCTTACCAATATTGCTCCACAAAAGGCAGAAGAATTTTCAGAAGGATATGGAACAGGAAATTTCATAGTAATTACAGCTATTAAAAAAATGTCATGAGAATCAGGGAAAGCGGAATGCCTGTTGAAGAAATGTGGTCAACCTTTTTTAACGTTCAACATATTTTAGATGAGCTGCAAATAAATAACACATTACACAATGTTTTGGAGATTGGTTCAGGCTATGGAACATTCTCAATATCCGCTTCAAAAAGAATTGTTGGAACTTTTTTTGCATTGGATATTGACAAAAAAATGATTGATATTGTCAAAACAAAAGCTATTTTAAATTTGGCTCCAAATATGGAGTTTCTTGAAAAGGATATATTAAAAGAAAACACTGGTATATCAAAGGGAACAATAGATTACATAATGATGTTTAATATTCTGCATCATAACAGACCTGAAGAGTTATTTGCAAAATCTATGGAGCTATTATCTCATGGTGGTCGAATAGGAATAATACATTGGCGAAGTGATATAGAAACTCCAAGAGGACCTGATTTATCAATCAGACCAAAACCAGAACAATGTCTTGAATGGGCAATTCAGCATGGATTCAGAATAACAAAGTCACCATTTATCCTAGAACCTTATCATTATGGATTAATTATTGAAAAACCTTAAAACAAAGTATTATGAATAAAGCTCTAATTATTATTAACGATGCTCCTTATGGCACAGAATTAAATTAAAAAGGGAAGAATTACTCTTCCCTTTTTAAGAATTATTTAATTTCTTCTGAAATCAAGTCTTTTGTCTTTATTTTGGAAGGTGAAAATATTCCTAATACTCCTTTTACACCAACACTCATTAATATATTATAAAAGAATATGATGAATGCAATAAGAAGCATTGAGCCACAAATTGCAGCTAAAACCATATATGTATTAAACTCTCCATTTGAATATACAGATCTACGCAACATTCCATGCATTCCAGCCATACCCATAAATGCTCCCATTCCTATTCCACCTAATATATGTAACCAAAAGTGAGCATTAGCAAGTTTTTGACTATATAGTTTTGCTCCATTTGTTAAAATTGGGAACAAAAAATAAATTGCAGAATACAAAGTCATGGTTAAGCCAACTAAAATTGCAACGTGTACATGTGGTCCAATTATCCATTGTGTGTTATGAAGTATTCTATTTAAACCTAAATCAGCTTGTAAAATACCAGCAGGAACTGCAAGTGCAAAACCTAGTAATCCACCGATTAAGAATTTAAGTGGATTAGTCATTTTTAATGGACGTGCACTCCACAATGTAACTAATGTTATAAAGAATGCTAAACCTTGAGTAATAAGTTCAAATGCAGTAACCATCTCGCCTGACACTACTTTTAAAACTCCTGGCTGAGCCTGGTCTGACATTAAATGATGCGACCAAACTGTCCATGAAACTACCAATTCTAAAAGGAGAGCAGCTCTTGCCCAGTTTTCCATA is a genomic window of Bacteroidia bacterium containing:
- a CDS encoding DsrE family protein, whose amino-acid sequence is MKKVIFFFLFFGLAISQIIAQSTVGCGGNIQTSSYKPEKIGLVISSNDPETVWNALRLANYSLGEKDTVSIFLLGKGVEITTMASKEFDVLIQLNDFINNGGKILACGTCMRSRNLEGSKTCPISSLSDLYDMVKKCDKTLTF
- a CDS encoding methyltransferase domain-containing protein, which produces MIQENVFDLFSKEYDNWFDTNHVIFETEFNVLKASIGTFSNACEVGVGSGRFAQKLGIETGIEPSKKMSKIAESRGITVYNGYGESIPLLDSSFDLVLMNTVICFLSDIPKTLKEVWRILSPKGRIVVGMIVKNSPLGVEIEKNKANDKFFKNANLRTVEEIIILIKENGFDHLSIKQTLTNIAPQKAEEFSEGYGTGNFIVITAIKKMS
- a CDS encoding class I SAM-dependent methyltransferase → MRIRESGMPVEEMWSTFFNVQHILDELQINNTLHNVLEIGSGYGTFSISASKRIVGTFFALDIDKKMIDIVKTKAILNLAPNMEFLEKDILKENTGISKGTIDYIMMFNILHHNRPEELFAKSMELLSHGGRIGIIHWRSDIETPRGPDLSIRPKPEQCLEWAIQHGFRITKSPFILEPYHYGLIIEKP
- a CDS encoding cbb3-type cytochrome c oxidase subunit I, which encodes IFGSTYMIVFGAFLFLVPFLMKKPLWSIKLANWTFFLIAIGTFIMWSAGFISHYAPLYTLYWPLPADFTQFSAIGGAIFIFGIALIMIGTIAYVVNIFKTIMYTPDGWEKQPSGKLLASSLGLSGLTNLFSKKKKEHLVSLPVAAIARGSVDTLLNAVIITATGVLILIYMIGAISGNDLKTTVIDSLLYKNTFWWGLDLIADGMVLIFVAGTWYLLATLITGKKLFMENWARAALLLELVVSWTVWSHHLMSDQAQPGVLKVVSGEMVTAFELITQGLAFFITLVTLWSARPLKMTNPLKFLIGGLLGFALAVPAGILQADLGLNRILHNTQWIIGPHVHVAILVGLTMTLYSAIYFLFPILTNGAKLYSQKLANAHFWLHILGGIGMGAFMGMAGMHGMLRRSVYSNGEFNTYMVLAAICGSMLLIAFIIFFYNILMSVGVKGVLGIFSPSKIKTKDLISEEIK